ACCGACGGACGAAGAAATTTTGGATCAGCTTGTTCAGGCTGTTAAAGAAGGATGTACGGGGGCTGTGCCGGATAAAAACAAAATCGCCCAGTCTTTGGACGCAAAATTGTTGGAGGTCCTGAAAGCGGCGCCGGCCCCGCAGACGCCGTCTCCTGCGGGGACGGGGGGATATGCACCGCAACCTTTGGTTTTTGCCGACTGGATTGCAACACAGAGCCGTTTTTTTAGTTTGAAATTGACAGGACAAGTGAACGATACCGTGATAAAAATCAATACGGTGATTGATCTGGGACAAGGCGGGGGATCCGATACAACAAAGTGGAAAACGCTTTATTGGAAAGTGGAGTAATGAAAGGACTATGGACCATGGACAATAGACTACAGACCGGAAACAAAAAGCAGTTGGTCCATAGACCATGGTCCATAGTCCATGGTCTGTTATAAATTTTATGCCTCAAACAATTATTGGTATTGATATTGGGACCTATTCGATCAAGATTGCCAAGATCGAACGCTCGTTTAAAAGTTTTGAGTTTGTCAATTTTTTTGAACGCAAAATCCAATACAATGAAATTTTAAAACCGGAAGAGTCGATTTCCGTCACACTTCAAGGGATGATCGACGACTTTGGCATCAAATGGGATCAGGTCATTTGCGGTTATCCCGGCCAGAAAGTTTCTTCACGCGTGGTGACGCTTCCTTTCGGAAGTCTCAAAAAAATTGACCAGACTCTTGAGTTTGAGTTGGAAGCCTATATCCCCTTCGACCTCACAAATCTCATCGTTGATTATTATGTTTTGACGAGTTCCAAAGAATCGTCTGATGTTTTAACTCTCTATACACTCCGCGATGAGTTTGCGCGGTGGTTTAACATGTTGCAAAACTGCCGTGTTGATCCCAAAATAATTACAGTCGAAGAGGTGGAATATTTGAATCTTGTCTCCCTTGGCATGGTGCCGCCGGAGGGACCTTACGCCATTCTTGATATCGGACACACCAAAACCAATTTGGTGTTGTGTAAGGGGAAAAAACTTTCTTTTGTGCGTTCTGTTTCGGTTGCGGGAAAACAGATTACCGAAACAATCCAGAAAAAACTGAACGTTCCCCATGAAGAAGCCGAACGCATGAAAATTGAGATGGGTGGCATTCCCCAAGAGGGAGATGTGCTCGATGATTTGTCCCGTCAAGTCGGGGAGGCGATGAAGGAAGCGATAGACGAATTGATTTTAAATATTCGTCAGGCATTTTTTGCTTTTCAGAACAAGGAAGGCGTGGCTGTTGAGGGAATCTATCTTTGCGGCGGCACGTCCCGCATTCCAACACTCGATCGCTATCTTTCAATGCGTTTAAAGCAGAATGTGACCTACATTGATTGCACCTCTTTTCATTTCAGCAAACTGGGAAAAATAGCCACACACCGGGCCATGATGACGCAAGGTCTGGCTCTGGCATTGCGTGGTGTTGCGGCGGGCGGCATGCCCTCCATTAATTTTCGCATCGGAGATTTTGCGTACAAGGGGGACGTTGAAAAGCTGGGAGGAACACTTCGCCATGTAGGAATTGCGGTCGGCCTGATTTTTTTTCTGGGACTCACCCATTTTAGCGTGAAATATTATCTTCTCTCCAAACATCTCAATGCGTTGAACAGTCGCGTGACGGGTATGGTACAGAAAGTGCTTACCACCGCGACAAAAAAACAACTCTCTTCGCCCGGAGCGGCGCTTAAATTTTTGCAAAGCGATGAGGCGCGTATTCAGGATCGGGCTTCAAAATTATCGGACATCAAGGGACTTCCGGTTTTGGATGTTATCAAGGAAATCTCATCAAAGATTCCCGGCAGAAAAGATATCCAGCTTGATGTGGAAGATCTCAATATCAAGGGAGATAAGATGAGTCTGGCCGGCAGGGTTGATTCGTTTATCGCGGTTGATAAAATAAAGGCGGCTCTTGAGGCGTCTCCATATTTCAAAAAAGTGACTCCGGGCAATGTTGGAAAGGGCATCAAAGAGGGAGAAGTGAAGTTTGAAATGACAATGGAGTTATCTCCCAAAGAGGAAAAACCATAAAAATGGCGATCAATCTACAACATTTTCGGCGATTCAATTTTGAGGCTCTCTATAATACTTTTTTGGGTTTGCAACCGCGTGAACAGATCTATGCGTTGATCGGTGCAGGGGTTGCTGTTTTGTTCATTCTGGGTTTGCCGCTTTCTCTGGCTTCAAGCAAACTGGGAAGTCTTGAAACGCAGATTACACAAGGTCAGGACAAAGAGAGACAAATCGTTCGTGAGTTGGAGCGGTATCAGCAATTACAGCAACAACTCAAAGCAACCGAATCACAAATTACCAAGGGCTTTGATTCCACGATTACAACGACGATGGAAACTCTTGCCGACAAAAGCGGAATTAAAGACCGGATTGAAAATATCAAAGAGAGGGGCTCCACCCCTTCTGAATTATTTGATGAAGTTTCTGTGGATGTGCGCATCACCCGTGTGACGGTGCCTCAGTTGATCGATTATCTTTATAATATCGAACATCATCCCCAGCTCTTTTTGAAAGTCAAACAGATCCAGATCAAAAGACGTTTCGACAACAAACAACTCTTCGATGTCTCTTTTCAGGCAGGTACTTATCGTCTGCAAGGAGCGGGTGGATAAGGGAAGATGCAAAAACCAAAATGCAAAAATCAAAAATCAAGATTGCAATGCAAAATTTAAAATTTTGATTTGCAATTTTTGATTTTTAAATTTTGATTTTTTAATTATGCCACGGGGTCTTAAATATATTTTCTACGTCGGTCTGTTTATTTTTAGTTTTATTTTTCTGACGTATTGGATGTTTCCGATGGATGCAGTCAAGGGGCGCATTATCGGGTCGATCGAAAAAGCGCTGGGGCCGGGTTATGTGGTGCAGATAGAAGATATCGGTACGTATTGGTTTAGCGGGGCGCGTCTCAAAAATCTCAAAATCAGCCATTTAAAACAGGGAAAAGAGGATAAGGTGTTGGAAGCCGAACGCATGACAGCCCGCGCCGGACTTTTTTCGCTTTTGTTTGGGGGGCCCAGAATCAGTTTCGATCTGAGAATGGGAAAAATGGAAGTGGAAGGATCTCTGCATAATTCCGATCAGGGATGGGAGCTCGTTTGCTCTCTTTACAATGTTGACGTGAGCCAGATTCCTTTGTTTCAGCAGAAGATCGGATTGCAACTTTCTTCTTCTGTCGATGGCGATATCCGAATTAACTACGATGCCAAACAACCTTTGAGAACGACCGGCGAAATAGAACTGACGTTCGACAAACTTTTTCTGAAGGGAGGGGACCTGCCTTTGGGTGAAATGGGGACGTTCCCCCTTCCCGATCTTTCGTTGGCCGACAAAGGCTCCCAGATAAAAGGGGCCATTGACAGGGGAGCCATCAATTTGGAGTCATTGCGTTTCAAGGGAGAAGATCTCAATCTGGACCTCTCCGGAAAGATTTTTTTGAGCCCGACCTTGGACCGGTATCGCATGAATCTTCAGGGTAAAATTCAGTTTTCTCCCAAAGTTTGGAAATCGGTTGATCCGATTCTTCCCGAGAAGTGGCTTGTCGAATTGAGAAAACAGAAAACACCCGATGATACTTTTCCATTAAGCATCTCCGGTCAGTTCTCAGCCCCGCAAGTTTATTCCGGTACAATGCCCGTTGTCCCTTTCAAGCCGTTTTAAAATCTACGGAAATATTTTCTACTATTGAAACCGAATGATAAGTTTTGTAGGTCTTCCTTCGTGGACAAAAAAACTCGAACATGGCTGGAAACCGCCCAAAATGATATTGAATTTGCGGGGCAGATTTTAGTCAATAAACAACGCCCTTTTTATGCCCTCCATTTTTGTCATCAAGCCATTGAAAAAATTTTGAAAGCCGCCATACAACATCAGACGGATACAATTCCTCCGCGAACACACAGTCTTGAAAAACTGCTTCGTCTTGCAAAAAAAGAGCTTCCCCCTGAAATGCTGGAAACTCTTCTAAATCTTTCTCCTCATTATTTAAGTACAAAATACCTAGAAGATGTAGCTGAAATGCAACAACAATATTCCGAAAAATTTGTTCAATCTCTTTTAAAACCAACACGGGAGCTATTTCAATGGGTCAAAAAAAACTGACTGATCTAGATTCAGTCATCGATATTTTTGTTGCCGAATTGAAGAAGCGGGGCATTCACCCTCAAGAAGTGCTTTTGTATGGCTCGTATGCAAAAGGGACAGCCGATGAATGGAGCGACATTGATATGGTAGTGATTTCCAAAGATTTCGAATCCATCCCCCCCATTGAAAGGCCGGCAATCCTCTCTCATGCGGCGTGGCCGACACAACAAACTGTTGAGGCGTTGGGATACACTCCAAAAGAAATCGCCAAAAATGGGAAAGACAGTATTCTTTGGGAAGAAATCGAAAAAAACC
This genomic window from Deltaproteobacteria bacterium contains:
- a CDS encoding nucleotidyltransferase domain-containing protein → MGQKKLTDLDSVIDIFVAELKKRGIHPQEVLLYGSYAKGTADEWSDIDMVVISKDFESIPPIERPAILSHAAWPTQQTVEALGYTPKEIAKNGKDSILWEEIEKNHRVLYKAA
- the gspN gene encoding type II secretion system protein GspN; protein product: MPRGLKYIFYVGLFIFSFIFLTYWMFPMDAVKGRIIGSIEKALGPGYVVQIEDIGTYWFSGARLKNLKISHLKQGKEDKVLEAERMTARAGLFSLLFGGPRISFDLRMGKMEVEGSLHNSDQGWELVCSLYNVDVSQIPLFQQKIGLQLSSSVDGDIRINYDAKQPLRTTGEIELTFDKLFLKGGDLPLGEMGTFPLPDLSLADKGSQIKGAIDRGAINLESLRFKGEDLNLDLSGKIFLSPTLDRYRMNLQGKIQFSPKVWKSVDPILPEKWLVELRKQKTPDDTFPLSISGQFSAPQVYSGTMPVVPFKPF
- a CDS encoding HEPN domain-containing protein; the protein is MDKKTRTWLETAQNDIEFAGQILVNKQRPFYALHFCHQAIEKILKAAIQHQTDTIPPRTHSLEKLLRLAKKELPPEMLETLLNLSPHYLSTKYLEDVAEMQQQYSEKFVQSLLKPTRELFQWVKKN
- the pilM gene encoding pilus assembly protein PilM — encoded protein: MPQTIIGIDIGTYSIKIAKIERSFKSFEFVNFFERKIQYNEILKPEESISVTLQGMIDDFGIKWDQVICGYPGQKVSSRVVTLPFGSLKKIDQTLEFELEAYIPFDLTNLIVDYYVLTSSKESSDVLTLYTLRDEFARWFNMLQNCRVDPKIITVEEVEYLNLVSLGMVPPEGPYAILDIGHTKTNLVLCKGKKLSFVRSVSVAGKQITETIQKKLNVPHEEAERMKIEMGGIPQEGDVLDDLSRQVGEAMKEAIDELILNIRQAFFAFQNKEGVAVEGIYLCGGTSRIPTLDRYLSMRLKQNVTYIDCTSFHFSKLGKIATHRAMMTQGLALALRGVAAGGMPSINFRIGDFAYKGDVEKLGGTLRHVGIAVGLIFFLGLTHFSVKYYLLSKHLNALNSRVTGMVQKVLTTATKKQLSSPGAALKFLQSDEARIQDRASKLSDIKGLPVLDVIKEISSKIPGRKDIQLDVEDLNIKGDKMSLAGRVDSFIAVDKIKAALEASPYFKKVTPGNVGKGIKEGEVKFEMTMELSPKEEKP